The following coding sequences lie in one Amycolatopsis cihanbeyliensis genomic window:
- a CDS encoding fatty acyl-AMP ligase, with amino-acid sequence MTSSTDPAPPTQDTLVDWVSHWASVRPTAPAFSYVDYARHRDGLADTVRWSELDQLTKALAVRLREAGARPEDRAAILTPQGNVYVLAFLGCLAAGVVAVPLLGPDVPGQGGRLATVLGECDPEFILTTGDVLPVVRRFIEQHSGARARKLIAVDDLDLGAATRYQPPDPRGADVAYLQFTSGSTGQPSGAMITHANLAANVRQAVHAYGGDAEVTAVNWLPLFHDMGLAATVGVPMVLGVRSVYMSPLAFLQRPARWLWLLSRFSRCYGAAPNVAFEHCARIPRRERTGLDLRGVRRLLNGGEPIRADTVERFLDEFAPHGLRPTAVRPVYGLAEATVLVTTSDRLRIRAFDADALGIATAREAGPGAPRGRRLVSAGRPVEQLVRIVEPEWCTELDDGWVGEIWLHGPNIAAGYWGRPEREAAGFGARLESPSQGTPRQPWLRTGDLGFLHGGELYVTGRIEELIVVAGLDHYPQDIEHTVQRVCPVLRRDRLAAFGLTDEETETERVVVLAEVTPQDLPRPAGRGDLALAVRRALLAEHGLRLHDLVYLRPGSIPRTSSGKIQRPRCRARYQAGDLPTVVHTP; translated from the coding sequence ATGACCTCCAGTACAGATCCAGCGCCGCCCACGCAGGACACCCTCGTCGACTGGGTGTCCCACTGGGCTTCGGTCCGGCCCACGGCGCCCGCGTTCAGCTATGTGGACTACGCCCGGCATCGGGACGGCCTGGCGGACACCGTGAGATGGTCCGAACTGGACCAATTGACCAAGGCCCTCGCCGTGCGCCTGCGTGAGGCGGGCGCACGGCCGGAGGACCGGGCGGCGATCCTGACCCCGCAGGGAAACGTCTACGTGCTCGCGTTTCTCGGTTGCCTGGCCGCCGGGGTCGTCGCGGTCCCACTGCTCGGCCCGGATGTACCGGGGCAGGGTGGCAGGTTGGCGACGGTTCTCGGCGAATGCGATCCGGAGTTCATCCTCACCACCGGGGACGTCCTTCCCGTCGTCCGGCGGTTCATCGAGCAGCACAGCGGAGCCCGCGCCAGGAAGCTGATCGCCGTGGACGACCTTGACCTCGGCGCGGCCACGCGGTACCAACCGCCGGATCCACGTGGCGCGGATGTGGCCTACCTGCAGTTCACCTCCGGATCGACCGGACAGCCCTCCGGCGCCATGATCACGCACGCCAACCTGGCGGCGAACGTACGGCAAGCCGTGCATGCCTACGGGGGCGACGCGGAGGTCACCGCGGTGAATTGGCTCCCGCTGTTCCATGATATGGGCCTGGCGGCAACGGTCGGCGTACCGATGGTGCTCGGTGTGCGCTCGGTGTACATGTCTCCGCTCGCCTTCCTGCAGCGGCCGGCGCGATGGTTGTGGCTGCTGTCCCGTTTCTCCCGGTGCTACGGGGCCGCGCCCAACGTCGCCTTCGAACACTGCGCCCGTATCCCGCGACGCGAGCGAACCGGGCTCGATCTGCGCGGCGTGCGCAGGCTGCTCAACGGCGGCGAGCCGATCCGGGCCGACACGGTCGAACGGTTTCTCGATGAGTTCGCGCCGCATGGCCTGAGGCCCACCGCGGTGCGCCCCGTGTACGGCCTTGCCGAGGCGACCGTGCTGGTGACCACGAGCGACAGGCTGAGGATCAGGGCCTTCGACGCGGACGCCCTGGGCATCGCGACCGCGCGCGAGGCGGGACCCGGTGCGCCTCGGGGGCGCAGGCTGGTCTCGGCCGGACGACCGGTCGAGCAGTTGGTGCGTATCGTCGAACCGGAGTGGTGCACCGAACTCGACGACGGTTGGGTCGGCGAGATCTGGCTGCACGGACCGAATATCGCGGCAGGCTACTGGGGCCGCCCCGAGCGCGAAGCGGCCGGCTTCGGTGCCCGGCTGGAGAGCCCTTCGCAGGGCACCCCGCGGCAACCGTGGCTACGCACCGGCGATCTGGGATTCCTGCACGGGGGAGAGCTCTATGTCACCGGCCGGATCGAGGAACTGATCGTCGTGGCCGGGCTCGACCATTACCCGCAGGACATCGAACATACTGTGCAGCGGGTCTGTCCCGTGCTGCGCAGGGACCGCCTCGCCGCCTTCGGCCTCACCGACGAGGAGACCGAGACCGAGCGGGTGGTCGTGCTCGCCGAGGTCACCCCGCAGGACCTGCCGCGGCCGGCCGGGCGAGGAGATCTCGCACTGGCCGTTCGTCGTGCTTTGCTCGCCGAGCACGGGCTGCGTCTGCACGACCTGGTGTATCTGCGGCCGGGCTCGATTCCCCGCACGAGCAGTGGGAAGATCCAGCGGCCCCGGTGCCGGGCCCGCTACCAGGCTGGCGATCTGCCCACGGTCGTGCACACGCCATGA
- a CDS encoding NAD(P)/FAD-dependent oxidoreductase, with translation MTPHIVVLGAGYSGLIAAKLAARRTNATVTLVNERDRFVERVRLHQLASGQSLRDLPLADLLGGAGVRTVIGRVTEIDPDDRVVRVAGADPLHYDQLIYALGSRADLESVPGVAEHAYTVAGAEQAQRLRERLEPGSGVVAVAGAWLTGIEAATELAESRPELKVLLLTAGQLGEALSERGRRHLRRVTDRLGIEVRAGARVSEVRPDGLLLDDGSHLAADTVVWTAGFQVPDLAHAAGFAVDEHGRMIVDETLRSVSHPEVYGIGDAAAARMPDGQELRMACATGIPSAPRAVGAVASRLAGKQPRPLRFRYFNQCISLGRRDALIQFVRADDSPVEAVLTGRLAVLYKETIVRGALFVQRHPAMLK, from the coding sequence ATGACACCGCACATCGTGGTCCTCGGGGCCGGCTACTCCGGCCTGATCGCCGCCAAGCTGGCGGCTCGGCGCACCAACGCGACCGTGACGCTGGTCAACGAGCGCGACCGGTTCGTCGAGCGGGTGCGGCTGCACCAGCTCGCCTCCGGGCAGTCGCTCCGGGATCTGCCGCTGGCCGACCTGCTGGGCGGCGCGGGCGTGCGTACGGTGATCGGCAGGGTCACCGAGATCGACCCGGATGACCGGGTCGTGCGGGTGGCCGGCGCCGACCCGCTGCACTACGACCAGTTGATCTACGCACTGGGCAGCCGGGCCGACCTGGAGTCCGTTCCCGGCGTGGCCGAGCACGCCTACACCGTGGCGGGAGCCGAGCAGGCGCAGCGGCTGCGGGAGCGGCTCGAGCCCGGCTCCGGCGTGGTGGCGGTGGCCGGTGCCTGGCTGACCGGCATCGAGGCCGCCACCGAGCTGGCCGAGTCCCGTCCGGAGTTGAAGGTGCTCCTGCTCACCGCGGGGCAGTTGGGCGAGGCACTCTCCGAACGCGGGCGACGCCACCTGCGGAGGGTGACCGATCGGCTCGGTATCGAGGTCCGCGCCGGCGCGCGGGTCAGTGAGGTCCGCCCGGACGGCCTGCTGCTGGACGATGGCTCGCACCTCGCCGCCGACACCGTCGTGTGGACCGCCGGGTTCCAGGTGCCCGACCTGGCGCACGCCGCGGGGTTCGCCGTGGACGAGCACGGCCGCATGATCGTGGACGAGACCCTGCGGTCGGTATCGCATCCGGAGGTCTACGGGATCGGGGACGCCGCGGCCGCACGCATGCCGGACGGCCAGGAGCTGCGGATGGCCTGCGCCACCGGGATCCCTTCCGCTCCGAGGGCCGTGGGTGCGGTCGCCAGCAGGTTGGCAGGCAAGCAGCCGCGCCCGCTGAGGTTCCGCTACTTCAACCAGTGCATCAGCCTCGGCAGGCGGGACGCCCTCATCCAGTTCGTCCGAGCCGACGACAGCCCGGTCGAGGCCGTGCTCACCGGCCGGCTCGCCGTGTTGTACAAGGAGACCATCGTCCGTGGCGCGTTGTTCGTCCAGCGCCACCCCGCGATGTTGAAATAG
- a CDS encoding ABC transporter substrate-binding protein encodes MTGRKIGGALAAAALGLTLGACGPGGGAGGDQPYLAIVSKGFQHQFWQAVKQGAEQEARRRGARVTFVGPATEQDVEEQMNMLTNELAKQPDALGFAALDSRAAAPLLQQAKANDIPVIAFDSGVDSDVPLTTVATDNRAAAAEAAKHMAELLDGQGEVAMVVHDQTSRSGIDRRDGFTEWMASNAPGITVLPPQYGGGDQLESANITKSFLSANPNLEGIYASNEGSAIGVIKGAQESGREEVTIVGFDSGKAQIDAIRNGRMAGAVTQNPIGMGERLVDSALRAVEGAQLPESIDTGYFWYDHENLDDPKIKEVLYQ; translated from the coding sequence ATGACGGGCAGGAAGATCGGTGGCGCACTCGCGGCCGCCGCGCTGGGACTGACGCTCGGGGCCTGCGGGCCGGGCGGTGGCGCCGGCGGGGACCAGCCGTACCTCGCGATCGTCTCCAAAGGATTCCAGCATCAGTTCTGGCAGGCGGTGAAGCAAGGGGCGGAGCAGGAGGCACGGCGGCGCGGCGCCCGGGTCACGTTCGTCGGGCCGGCCACCGAACAGGACGTCGAGGAGCAGATGAACATGCTCACCAACGAACTCGCCAAGCAGCCCGACGCGCTCGGGTTCGCCGCACTGGATTCCCGCGCGGCGGCGCCGTTGTTGCAGCAGGCCAAGGCGAACGACATCCCGGTCATCGCTTTCGACTCCGGTGTGGACAGTGACGTTCCGCTGACCACCGTGGCCACCGACAACAGGGCCGCGGCCGCCGAGGCCGCCAAGCACATGGCGGAGTTGCTCGACGGTCAGGGCGAGGTGGCGATGGTGGTGCACGACCAGACCAGCAGGTCGGGCATCGACCGCAGGGATGGCTTCACCGAGTGGATGGCGAGCAACGCGCCGGGGATCACCGTGCTACCGCCCCAGTACGGCGGTGGCGACCAGCTCGAGTCGGCCAACATCACCAAGTCCTTCCTGTCCGCGAACCCGAACCTGGAAGGGATCTACGCATCCAACGAAGGCTCGGCGATCGGCGTCATCAAGGGGGCACAGGAGAGCGGGCGCGAGGAGGTCACCATCGTCGGCTTCGACTCCGGTAAGGCGCAGATCGACGCGATCCGGAACGGGCGAATGGCCGGTGCGGTGACCCAGAATCCGATCGGCATGGGTGAGCGGCTGGTGGACTCGGCGTTGCGGGCCGTGGAGGGCGCACAGCTCCCGGAGAGCATCGACACCGGCTACTTCTGGTACGACCATGAGAACCTGGACGACCCGAAGATCAAGGAGGTGTTGTACCAGTAA